ataattttcgttgttattTGGCAGTTAAAAGAAAACAAGGTACGAAGAACAAAACCGAATGGCGCTATTTATTGAGTTGTACTTATTGTCCAGTGTGTTTGAAAGTGTATATTTTCTCTAGCAAATAAATTTAcatgttctgaaatgttttgatGATAGTTCtcttattctttcagttctcatgATCGCGAACAATTTATCACGCGACTTTTGACAAGAACTTCCACTTTGAATTCTGCTTCGGTCATAAGTAAACTCTATTGTCTTTGCTTATTCGTAAATTTTCTtactatatttaaattttttcGTAAAGAGAATAATCGCTCATAACCTCACTGTCAACATTCGGATGCCAAACTGCCCAGCAGACACCTTTCACAGCACTACCACTTTTGGCactgacgtgtaaacgaaaatgaccactgaaaacagaagagaatcagtAGGGGGTTAAACGTAAGAGGCGCTGTAGTAGACAGATTTGTCTCGAGTAGTCAATTTGGACAAGAAAGTCAATCGTGTAAAAGAGTTTCAGTTTGTCTTGAAAAGATGCTGTTTCAGAACAAATTTTATGCGCAATAGCTGCAGTTAATGTAACTATCGCTAAAACCAGaatattttgtgtaaaaaaagCAACTGAACTCTGTTCAAAACTGAAATACacaatatttcacaaaaatatttattttatggttCGTTGTGATCTGGCTTTCGGTTTTATAAGCCCTCCCCAGACAACTTAAGATAACACAGATAGGTCACATAAAATCAGCGAGAATTTGTAGCTGTACAAAGGTTGTTTTTCCATAGATATGTGACTATTCACGACTATATATCGATACAAAAACCACAACCATAATTAAATATACAAGGAAACTATGATCAATTGAACCTTATGTTACTATACACTCGAAGattaaaagtacaaaaatgtacaggccaaaagggtacacaagtgggtacTGGCATAGCCTACTACGACTGGCGTtccgtaagtaatgcaacacatttttctttctgaaagcacgttggttttatactattccctactcttttgtctacaaaatcCTAATTTTCAActcaatctccgttcaatgcgacggtctcaTGCCATATTAGTGGGAGGGCCTGTATActctcatggtaccactctactggtcgacgtcggacccaACGTCTTTCCgcatcgataacctccccatcatccacgtactctttcccgcgaagtgcatccttctttgagccacacagatggaagtcggatggtgagagatccaggctgtagggtagatgaggaagatcagtccagtgaagttttacgaactcctctcgagtgcgcagacttgtgtgaggccttgccttgCCATGGAGAAGGTGAAGTTCTCGTTTGCTTTTTTTGCCGAAGAacacgccgaagtcgtttcttcagtttcaagaggatagcacaatacgcttcagtgCTGATCGTTGTGCCCTGAGTGAGGACATCAAACATAATAATAGAAGAGGTAAAATGGCGGCACTCAATGGATTGCTGTTttctttcaggttcgaagtgatcagcccatgttttatcacctgtgacgatattcgacaaaataTTGTCGCGCTCAGCCGCTTAACAGGCAAGCAACTCCTCAcacatggtccttcattgctcttcatggtcttctgttaggcgacgaggaactCCGTGGacacatacctttgagtaccccaaccggtggacgagtgtgtcagcacaacaAACAAGAGACACCCAGTTGTGCAACGAGGCGTTAAACTGAGCTCCGCCGATCACCTCGAAAGAGTGTGTCTGCATATTCCAACATAGCAGGAGTCACAGTTATGTGTGACCGGCCCTCGCGCAGAAgagttcaccgtgcttttgttcactgacaggtcttctCAGACATTCTATGAATATCtgtggtgctctggttttccgaaaAAAGATAGCCAATGCTGctcggaatgcacctccgttacaaacgccgttttgaaggctTTGTATAGCACCATCAgttaccggaacttcatgaaactgtaaatTCTAAAGCGGGAATGTTCCACTATCTCCCACAACAGATTTCGCTGTTTTTGaagtgaaattggccgagaaaaaaatgaacGCCCCTGGTATTACTACTGTATCATCACTTGGCTTTGAAAACTAGTTTTCTCTTCTCTTTCTTTCGTCAGAGTCTAGGCCATAGGACTGTTCCGTCTTCTACGTAACCAGCCATCTTTTTCTTGATGTTACTACGGATCTTATGCCTGAAGGTCTGAAATTTAAGGCTTGTTTCGGTAGTCTCGAATCCggcattctttgtagatgttgtAGCTAGATTTTTCGATTAGATTTGATTTTCTTCTTTATAACGCATATCCAGACGTCTGCTTTTATGTCTTCATTTCTTGGTCTATCTGGGGTGGTGCTGACCATCACTCATCTTAGAAATTTCATTCTGCCGCCTGGAGTCTGCTTTCTTGCTTTTCAGTAAttctccaagtttcacttccaaataGCAATGTGAGACGACCATTACCTTAGAAAGCTTGTCTTTTGTGTATTTCCTAACTTTGTTCCTCGTTGTTTGatatttttgcaatttgttctgtATGTCGAGTTCATTCTGATAGCTTATAATATATCCCATGTCACTGAAGCGACTAACTTGTTCagttgttttgtttcctattatgatCTTAGTCCTCAGCGATTTTGTCCCTTGAAAGTCATCACTTTTGTTTCTGGAATGGATATTTTCAGATTATATTCTTTAGAAATGTGGTCAAGTGTATAAATGAATCTTCGTAGCgaagtgccggccggtgtagccgagcggttctagacgcttcagtctggaaccgcacgcccgctacggtcgcaggttcgaatcctgcctagggcatggatgtgtttgatgtccttaggttagctacgtttaagtaattctaagttctatgggactggtgacctcagatgttaagtcccacagtgctcagagccatttgaaccatttgaatttgtagcGAAGTTTCGCGACCCAAAGGTGGTCTGCAAAAAGCATCGTATTAAAAATGTGATATGTCATGTGAACCAGTGTGGATCGGCTGGTTGTTTCCATATCTTAGTCATGTCGTCAAAGTATATATTAAAAATGTGGGTAATAAGCTACGCCATTTTCGGACCCCTTGTTTTATTTATATGTCTTCTGGTGTAACATGGTTGGACCTTATTCTCATATTTGTAAGCGCCAGTATGTTCTTTTATTCATCTTCTGGAGCGAACACCGCAATTACTGTTAGATTCCCACGATCTATTCTGAAACACGTTGTTATGATTCTGTCATTTATGTAATTTTAATCTTCGATTTCAGATTTCCATCTATTATCTATAAGTGTAGCAACTCCACTGTTAGCTCTTTTGTCACTTACTACACCACTGTAAATCATTAAGTATCCATTtaaatctgcgtttcctcacagatttttgtttgtttttgtaattgTTGCAATACTAATTAGTTGTTGTTTCAGTTCTTTAGAAAGATCTTCTCTTTTAAGTGTAGGCTTCTCATGGCACAGTATTGAGCTTTTCCACTTTTCCAAATCGTTTATGCTTTTCTTGCTTGGTTCGTCTTCTATTTAATCGATCCATTTGGTTTCTTCGACGCCTATGAGTAAATTAAAGTCTACCGCACGTGAAGCCGCCCCGTAACCAGACTAGGCATGTGCTGGGGCTACCATCCTTCGGCCTCATGACATGCCAGTAATTTTCGATCGAGGTTTACTTCCTCTAGCCTTTGGTAGGCTAGTCACCTACAGGCAAGGCAGCAGTTGCTTAGTTTTTCTTCGGGGTACTTCCCCTGTGAATCTGGAGTTCAGAACGTCAAAGAACGCTTCCCACACGATCTCTAAGTCCTGCGGAAGGCCGTCTAATCTACAATCTGCGGCCTTCAGGGACCTCGCTGTGGACTGCTCTGCGTGTGGCTTGTaatccctgcctccccccccccccccccacattcctAATTCCATCTATTCTAAACATTAGTTTTTTATGAAGATCTGAGAGGGGCAAAGATTACAATAAAGTTTCTAGCTTATTTGGCTTGTCATCTAGAGTTGgccccagttcttcttgtctaggggtctgattctttaaGCTGAAAATGTCTCATTTTAGGTGCTGACGGATggtttgatctaaataaatttgaagctgAAATTACATAGTttgcacaaaatataaaaatacgtctgatcacatcagaggcatgcttacgactcccACACTGTGCGGAAATAATCATATTTCAAgcgatttacaatttttcttaacaaatgaatttctactagtttctgttacattattactttcgattattatttcatcaatgaatccagaaataaacaccgtaaccagtacagtattgcgtaattaataatagaaactttaagtgtgccaatagttcgtaatttcaaatgtttctaaaaaaataattttaactgtacattcagaactaataCTTATGGATTATAATATCGAgacaaaaacattttataaagtaattcattttcataaattttagcttgaaatataacatactgtgtatgaaattatatgaaatttttcagaaaagcaactgagataatactgacttgtccaaaattcgaaaaataatactggtatcgacaactactattAAGGAAAAGTAATGCTGGAGGAGGATGTCCCGTAACTGGCTCTAGCCCTCCAAACTGTGTGGCTCGGGTGACCCTGGCAGAAGTTTAAGCTCCCGGCAGCGTAGCTGTCCGGATATAACGGGACATGCCGACCTCCTAACTGGAGTGACGTGGCAGTCCTCCAGGACTTCTAACATTAACTTGTGACCAGCCGCTGGTCAGTGTGAGTTCCTCGCCTTCCGCCGGCTCTCAGTGAACTCCTCCTGCTTCACCAGTGCGTCCAGATCACACAAATTACCATACAGGTCCCTCACGTGCAAGTTTTACAGCATGTATTCGCTTATAACAAAACTTTAGGACGAGAGTAACTTTCTCATGATGTGTCGCTGTCAAGTAAcacagttcgatgaaacttggaccatagatTAAAAGAACCGCTccagtatagtacagaaagtaactgaaagaaatacgaaatGAGATGGACAGAAACGGCACTTTTaatgaagacaataattacactcaagTCACCGAGATCTACAATGGAcccctggacattgcaaaaggcTGGACATGGTCAGTGTATCGTCACCCCGGATGACAGTGCATACTCTGCAACGTGCGGAGTTCTTGTCGGAGGGCGCTCCATTCCTCCATCAGGACGGCTTAACACTGCTggctggtcgttggtgcatgtggatatTCTTCAGTAAGACTCCCCAACGCATCCTAcacgctcgatgggatttaagttcggAGGAACCGGCAGGCCTCTTCATTTGCAGTGTACGGGATGTCCCTTCGCTGCAATAACTCCTTCACCTGTGCTGTTCGGTGCGGTCGCgctctgtcatccataaaaatgaagtcggggcCGAATGCACCTCTCAAAACACGCGCATGGGAAAGGTGTACAGTGTCACAGTCACGCTCACCTgtaagtgtactgtgttcaaaaatttggaggtGAGTACGCCAATGCAGCATTATGCTTgctcacaccataacacctggaccaccaaagcgatcatgttcgacagtattCCTCGGTGCATTACGCGTTCACATCTTTCGCCATATAAGGGTACTAATATACCCAGGGAAAGTGGCGAACATGATTGAGTTGGCGGTCCCGGTGTTAGCATAATGTTGCACTGAcgtactgacatccaaatctttgaacacgatacactcaaATGTTAGCGCATTCTAAGACTCTACTTGTTGTGTCCGTCTGAGCTAAAACGACACAAGTTGGAGCGCAAGTGGCTGTAGAGTGGAAGGGGGAACCCAAAGATACACACGGGCAGCAGCATTCGTAGTTACATACTCCTAAGTACAGAACTAGATTAAAAATTACGCAGTTTAACTGCTTGtaataattgcaataaataacaaatttcatatagcATCAATGAGAATTTCAACAGCAGATATCACCCCGCAAGGATAGTAGACACGGGTACTCAGTCAGCCCCTCTATGGTAAAATTACTGTAACATTGCGTCTCACATACAATGTTAAATTCAAATGGCATATAAAATTTACAGGCAAACCATAGTCATATTGAGACTACAGAGGCTGAAATAATGAATtttctagccggccgttgtggtcgaacggttctaggcgcttcagtccggaaccgtgctgctgctacggtcgcaggctcgaatcctgtctcgggcattgatgtgtgtgatgtccttaggttagttaggtttaagtagttctaagcctaggagactgatgacctcagatgttaagtcccatagtgcttcgaggcaTTTGATTTGAAATGAATTTTCTCCCTATACGATTAATTAAAGTTCCTAAAAACCCTCTAAAATTTAACAACAGATCTATGACAGAATAATAAAACAACTAATACACCTAAATAATGGGGCCAAATAGTTGCTGATTTCTGACCAAGTTATATAGgattaatttaaaaactgtttttccACTGCAAGGCCATTAAAGGTAATTTCCCCAAAATTTATGAGAACAATGATTTACAAACGTTAACGATAAAAGCAGCCAGTCTGAAAGGCAAAATACTATCGTGATGAAATAAATCTGAAGACTAGCTTATCTAAAACATACGACTTCAGTTCTTATGATTTTGCAGGCTGGGGCAATGTATAACCAAATTATTCAAACATTCAGTGTCAGGGTTAATTAGCCACCCAGAATGGGATTAAGACATATTAATTTGCCCTTTCAGGTTTCAATTACTACTActgaattttaaaataatttgcagcaaaatgtcattagaTGTATAAATGTAGGCCGCGGCCCGACCAGCAAGCTAGCGCAATCACTCTCGTCTCGTATACAGACAAGACACTGAGATGGCGCCAAACGTAAAACATTACTGGTGGCAGAAATCCAAGAAAGACTGGCCATTAGCAAGCGGCAACCGAATGGATCAAATTCAGTTACAGACATCCATAACAAGAGAACTGATTTATCAACTTTGGGTAGCTAAGAAAGTTCAGGGTGGGAGCGGAGACAGAAGGTAGCGAGGGCAGGCTAGCGGCAACCCATCCCAGGCAGTGATGCCACGAGCGCACAGACGCTTCACAATAGATTAGCAGTGCGAATAAATAATCCGGGCTCGCCGGTACAGCAAACACAGGAAAGAGCTGGCAGCCACCTGTAAGCCAACGCATGTATCCAACCCGACGCCCGAATTCGAAAATTTGCGGCAAATATTAGATGAAAACTCTCACATTCATTCTTGCCTTTTAAAAAACACTATAAAGTAAAAGAACTAGAGATTTGGTAAGACTTCATCACGCAGGTTTAAATCAGCATGAACAGCAACTAACCATTTCTTAGTTTATCTAacaatctttcaaatggttcaaatggctctgagcactatgggacttaacatctgaggacatcagtcccatagacttagaactacttaacctaactaacctaaggacatgacacacatccatgcccgaggcaggattctaacctgcgaccgtagcagcaatgcggttctggactgaagcgcctagaaccaatcggccacagcggccggcaaaacaatCTTTAATTTCAAAACATGCTTTCACTCATGTTGTCTACACTGAGCCTGACTGATaggaactttaattcattaataggATAGCCACGCAGTAATGAGGCCATCTGGAGTGGCCTTAATTCAACAAATTAACACAGTGACGACAGGCAGCTCAGCACTGTGGTTTAGCACATCAAGTTCAGTTTAAATTAGGAACAAGACAGCCAGGTGTAGCACATGGTCACATTAGGGATCCCAAACATAAGGGCTTACAAGGTGAGACAGTTAACAGAAATGCGTTGCACATGGAATATTAGGCTCTCTCACCACGGTCACTTGCGAAAAGAATCGACCAACAGCAACTGCCGAGGTAGGAAAACAGCTTCCGACGGAACGCACTGGCCACTTTGCAGGAAAGATGCGGGAAGCTACCGCTACATGTGCACAGCTTAGCCGTAGCAATAAGGCCCCGCGAGGACACCACTCTGGCACTCATTGTACATGCTTTTATGGCTGCCCGGGTGTGGCAACCATAATTTGGATATGGAGTATGACGTGACCAGGTTGTGACTAAAATCTGGTGGCACGAAAACGATTAGTGACAAATAAGCGCCAGCTGGTATGAAACAGATACTTAGCTTTATTGACAGCGAAGAGTATACCGTAGATACAATTCCAATTagtgtccaaagaatattcctgaTTCGTGGCATAAgtcattatacgagggcagttcaagaagtaatgcaacatattttttttctcggccaattttggttgaaaaaccggaaatttcttgtggaatattttcaaacattcccgcttcgtctcgtatagtttcattgacttccgacaggtggcagcgctgtacggagctgttaaaatggcgtctgtaacggatgtgcgttgcaaacaatgggcagtgatcgagtttcttttgtcggaaaaccagggcatctcagatattcataggcgcttgcagaatgtctacggtgatctggcagtggacaaaagcacggtgagtcgttgggcaaagcgtgtgtcatcatcgccgcaaggtcaagcaagactgtctgatctcccgcgtgcgggccggccgtgcacagctgtgactcctgcaatggcggagcgtgcgaacacactcgttcgagatgatcgacggatcaccatcaaacaactcagtgctcaacttgacatctctgttggtagtgctgtcacaattgttcaccagttgggatattcaaaggtttgttcccgctgggtccctcgttgtctaaccgaacaccataaagagcaaaggagaaccatctgtgcggaattgcttgctcgtcatgtggctgagggtgacaatttcttgtcaaagattgttacaggcgatgaaacatgggttcatcacttcgaacctgaaacaaaacggcaatcaatggagtggcgccacacccactcccctaccaagaaaaagtttaaagccataccctcagccggtaaagtcacggttacagtctcctgggacgctgaaggggttattctgttcgatgtccttccccatggtcaaacgatcaactctgaagtgtattgtgctactcttcagaaattgaagaaacgacttcagcgtgttcgtaggcacaaaaatcagaacgaacttcttcttcatgacaacgcaagacctcacacaagtcttcgcacccgagaggagctcacaaaacttcagtggactgttcttcctcatgcaccctacagccccgatctcgcaccgtcggatttccatatgtttggcccaatgaaggacgcaatccgtgggaggcactacgcggatgatgaagaagttattgatgcagtacgacgttggctccgacatcgaccactggaatggtaccgtgcaggcatacaggccctcatttcaaggtggcgtaaggccgtagcattgaatggagattacgttgaaaaatagtgttgtgtagctaaaagattggggaataacctggtgtatttcaatgctgaataaaacaacccctgtttcagaaaaaaaatgtgttgcattacttattgaactgccctcgtacaatactgAATCACACAGCGAGCTCGCTAACCAGACAACGAACGACGGCACTGACGACTGCAACGAGCTGTCTTCAAGACCCCCTGACTCGGAGCCAGCGCTCCTGTTATATCGTGTAGCCAGAGGGCGCTGTAGGCCGCAACTCAGCAATGGCGCGACGTCTTCGGTCGGCGGCAACGCCATGCGCCGCCGGCGGTCGTGACGGGAGACTGTGGCAAGCGATGCGACGGCAGGGCGCGCGCGCTATTCGGTTGGGTCCGCGGATACAACAAATGCTGCCAGCCTATGCTGAATCCCGTCGAGACGCCGTAGAGACAGAAGACGTCCGCTGTTGACCGGTGTGTGTTCCTAACTGCGTGCGGCTCagagccacaccttccagctgcgAGAAAACTGCCTGCAGGTGGCGCTGCCGTCCAGACCTGACGCGCAGCGGAAGACAGCACATGAATCGATGTATTACCAGCTCAGCACTCCTTCCCCCTATGCgtgttttcagggatgcattcggccgTGATATTatttttatggaggacaatgtgcgactgcatcgaacagcgcagatCGAGTAGCTGTTGGAACGAAGGATAGTCGGTGAATCTACAGGCCAGCCCGCTTTCCCGACTTCAgtcccatcgagcatgtgtggtaTGTGTTGGGAAGACATATCTGAGCAAGTCCACAGACACCAAAGACTACCCAGCAGTTGTTAAGCGCGCTGGTCAGAGAATGTAATGCTGCACCACATGAAGTCGTTGCTATCCCTGTGACCAGCACAGGAGCACATTGGTCATCACCCTACTGAGAgccatgtcccgccttttttaTTTTTCCACGGTGACTTAAGTGtagttattgcctttgaataaaagtgccatttctatTCTCATTCATTATTTCTTCCTATTACCGTCTGCACTGTACtatactgcaaaaaaatggttcaaatggctctgagcactatgggacttaactgctgaggtcatcagtcccctagaacttagaactaattaaacctaactaacctaaggacatcacacacatcaatgcccgaggcaggattcgaacctgcgaccgttgcggccgctcggttccagactgtagcgcctaggaccgctcggccacgccggtcggctactgtactgcactgtactATACTATAGTCGTTCTTCCTATGTACAGTCCGAGCTTCATCAAGCTCTGTTACTCAATAGTAGCACACCTTGCAAGAGTTActcttgtccttaagttttgctgcAGTGCATTTATTTTACGTACACTAATATGTTATGTAACGCTATTTATAATTATATTACGTATAGCTACTAGTGTCTTATTTTAAAATGCTGCTCGTAGTCTTTTATACTCAGTTATGACCACTCGAAAATGAACTGAAAGCCGAAGCTGTCCATGGACAAGTTTTGGTGCAACTATTATTGTGATTCAATACAAACTTTCACAACATAACCTGACTTTCCGACATGGGGCTGATACACTAAAAATTGACCAGTAGCGAATTTAACGCTACGTCGATGTCGTCGCCATCTCTGATTGGACAAGACTAAGGAAGGAACTCAATCTtgggttttttaatttttttatgttgtagAACTATATCGACTTTTACCTCGAGCAGTTTAGAGGAACTACGCAAAATATACCTGGATGACCAATCAAGAAATGTACTCGACTCATAAAATTAGTAACTATTTTGTAGGGTTTTCTTATGTTTTACATCCTTACCACGTTTTTCGCAATCTATAGCGAAAGTAGAAATTATTCCCTGGAAACAAACTTTCTACCATGTGATTAACGGTTCGTAAGAAATCTCTTATCTGATCATTATTAATGTGGACATTCATTAAATGGGAACACATAAACATCACATGTAATTATGAATCGTGCATTCGCTTCAGAGATAGTACACCTGCCTTAAATTATGTTGGTAATCCTTAATGTTGAAGCAATAAATTTACGCTCGTAACGAGCCCCTTCTCAGTTCCTGTTACCATCTTTTTTACCCTCAAGAGTCGCGCCAACGGCTTTATACTTATTTGCGTACTCCTTCAGCACTCAGCTCTCAGAGCGCAGGAGACGGCTTACTAACCACTGCGTCTACGAAAACCTGAATACTAAAATAGGTAAACAGCAGAAAACGTCACGAATATCAGAGCAACATAATCAGCCACTCGAGACTAAATACTTTTTGATTTTCCCATCCACTTCCGGCTTCAGCCGTAATCATATGTGTCACTGGTGCACTAACCACTGCACTAGAGTGTCATTTGTTTTTGCAATTGTTGGCCACTTTCCAAGTTTCTGCTTTCGCTTGTTTTTTTGTGTGACTGTATACCTGTTTGtgtatgtctgtctgtgtgtgtgtgtgtgtgtggtgtgtgtgtgtttgtacttagcagAAGAACAGCATTTGTGATCATCCACTGGCATTTTTTGTAATATAGCATCagttagtgtaaacaatgaatgGACAGTCATATTCACTTGCCCATTTAGTAATTTCTTTACTCTCTTTGTTTTGTACGTGAGATAATTTTCTTGTAATGATAGCAGGCGTATTTCGTTATTTATTCTATTTTCAtgtctttctttcttgtttttgtcccgTGTTCCGTTTCTCCTAAATGTTCCGCAGAAGTTGCGTGGTTTGTAAAACATTTCCATGCTCTGATATCTTCTTTGTGTCGGGTGTCCAATTTTctgcttttttttatataccttccaTGACATGTATTACATTGTAGCTGGTACGATCTTGCCTTCGCGTAGATGTCCGTGTGTTTTGTTCACAGTTTACACTATTTGACTATACTCGTACAATAGAGAAACATGAGGGAAAGTTGCATGGTTTTGTATCAATTAATTGCACGCGAGACCATAATTATCTTTTCGTTTATGTATAAAAAAACTTCTTTGAACTGTCTTAAATCTATAACCACTGtgtgaaaacgaaaaaaaaaaaaaataattcatgcAGTATTCGAGGACTCCAATTGAAGGTGCGTCCTTAGAAAGGCAAAACGCGTCTGGATGCatagataaaataataaattaatgtcCACCATGCGAAACGCAGTTTTATGGTAAACTGCTGCAGTTTATATACAGTTCCTACAAAAAGGCTACCACAAGAAACTTGTTATCAAACCTTTCATATCCtgcccctgaattttaattcccttttcaagTTTCACCTTAGAAAGCCGCTGAGTAAAGCGCGCGTGTGTGCAGAGCGAGCGAGCGGCTGTACTACGCGCGACTGGCGCCGGGGCCCGCGGCTGCTGGCAGGGAGAGCGCTGGAAACTCCAGCTCTGCCTTCAGCTTCAGTGAGGCGGTGCGCCGCGCCCCGGCGGCGCTGCCGCCACAGCTGCTGAGGAGACTCGCCCGCGGAGAGCCCAGCCACACGGGCAAGGTGAGCCGCCGCCACTGCGCCTGCATGCAGCGCCGCCGCCACCCGCTATACAGAAAAGTAAGGTGGGTCACAGATGTAGGCGCCCCCGGCGGCAGCGGGCAACCTGTCAACCGGCCACACGAGCAAGGTGAGgcgcgccgcagccgccgccactGCGCCTGCACGCGACACCGCTACCCGTTACACAGCAGAGTAAGATGGGTAACTGCCGTAGGAGCGTCAGGCGGCAGCGGGCGCTGGAGGGCATCTCGTTGGTGGTCTAGTGTTGTAGTTCTCCACCTCAGCAGTACCACTCTCTGCAGGGCGTTAACGCTTCCTGTGGATGTGGTGGAACAAAGAGGATTGCTGAGAGGCTACAGTAATGGgtttctacatttgcat
This portion of the Schistocerca nitens isolate TAMUIC-IGC-003100 chromosome 7, iqSchNite1.1, whole genome shotgun sequence genome encodes:
- the LOC126195494 gene encoding uncharacterized protein LOC126195494 — protein: METADWWRDASLADNNKNNNNNNDQNINHRFSQSSLHGEERVADCDNAQPRQQPQQPSNTTGGQLSPSDGVPSRHVPRHCRYTQQQVMQLMANQNLTQVHRTTPSAAAAFFHRASERLYYARLAPGPAAAGRESAGNSSSAFSFSEAVRRAPAALPPQLLRRLARGEPSHTGKVSRRHCACMQRRRHPLYRKVRWVTDVGAPGGSGQPVNRPHEQGEARRSRRHCACTRHRYPLHSRGVNASCGCGGTKRIAERLQ